In the genome of Massilibacterium senegalense, the window TTTACCATTTGTTGTAACGACTGAAAATTTTTTTCGATTAATTGTTCTCTACTTTCTACTTTCATGAACTCGTTCGGATACATTTCTTGAAGTTGCTCTAACGTTTGGATAATTTTTAATTTTTCTGCTGTTTGTTTCCCTTCTTCTGTTAGCATTATCATATCCAACGTAGTAACAATCCATTGTTCTTCTTCTAATAACGCTACTAATTTATTAAATGCCTTCCCTTTCATATAAAATGAAGACGAAGCATCTTGATAAGAAAGAGCTGATACTTGTTCCCTTGACAAACTATACAAAAAAACAAGCAATGATTCTTTTAATAAACGTTTATCATTTTCTTGTCTCCGCACTCTTTTGGCAATTAAACCCCGTTTCGGAGCAAATAACATCGAAATAACAAATAGAGTAGTTGCAGTTAAAACAATAAAAGGTCCAGTTGGAAGCCCCGTGCGTAATGTACTAATCAATGTCCCCATGACACCAGATACAGCACCTATTGCTCCCGAAATGGATACCATTATTTCTAATGAATCAGTCCAATATCTTGCAGCGAGTGCTGGCGTAATAAGTAAAGCTGCCATTAAAATCACACCAACTGCTTGAATACCGACAACAACTGTTAAAACGAGAAGCGATAGAAATAAAAAGTTTAAAAAACCAACTGGTAATCCAATTCCTTTTGCAAACGCAGGATCAAATGTTGCTACTTTCAATTCCTTAAATAAAAGTAATGTAACCACTACAATACTAAAAGCAGTTGATGTCATCACAATAACATCAGTACCGACTAAAGATGCTGCCTTTCCAAAAATAAAACTATCTAATCCACTTTTATTTCCAGAAGGAGTTTGGGCTATTTTTGTTAAAAGTAAAATACCCATTCCAAAAAACACAGATAATATTAGAGCAATAGCTGTATCTTCTTTTAACCGAGAATACAGTGTAATTTTTTGAATCAAATAAGTAGCAAGCAATCCTGTTACGGTAGCCCCAATTATTAAAAATAAAAGATTTTTTTCACCAATCAATAAAAAGGCTAATGCAATACCGGGTAAGGAAGCATGAGCAACCGCATCACCAATTAAACTTTGCTTTCTTAAGTAAGCAAAGCTCCCTAAAACTCCACTCGCAATACCAAGAAGAAGCGTACTTATTAAAACCCATTGTGTATTAGCATCTAATAACACTATTTCCTCTCCCCCCTCATGACTGTACAATCGCCTGTTTATTTTGTAAAAAAGTAAGCTGTCCACCGTATGTTTGTTGTAAATGTTCCAATGTAAACACATCTTTTGTTGGACCAAATCCAATGACCATTCGATTTAAAAGTAATGTCCAATCAAAGTATTCTGGAACTGTTTGTAAATCATGATGCACAACTAATACTGTTTTCCCTTCTTCTTTTAATTCATTTAAGAGGGCAATAATTGCTTTTTCAGTAGCTGCATCAACTCCCACAAATGGTTCATCCATAAAATACACATCTGCTTCTTGAGCCAGAGCACGAGCAAGAAAAATTCGTTGTTGTTGTCCCCCTGACAATTGACTAATTTGTCGATTTGCATATACACTCATCCCCACTTTTTCCAAACATCTCATTGCTTTTTCTTTATCTAATTTAGACGGACGATGAAACCAACCAACATGGCCGTAACGCCCCATCAAGACAACATCCAAAGCGCTCGTTGGGAAATCCCAATCAACTGAACCACGTTGTGGAACATAACCTACTTTTTTATTTTTTGGTGAATAGGACTGATCCAAAATTTTAATTGTTCCGGACACTTTTGGCATAAACTCAAGAATCGATTTAATAAGTGTAGATTTTCCAGCACCATTCGGCCCTACAATCCCCATTAACTTTCCTGCTGGTACATAAAACGAAACATTTTGTAAGACTGCTTTTTTATGATATGCGACGGTTAAATGATCAACCTCTACCGCTTTCATCCGTTTTCATCTCCTTATTTTAAAGATTGAACAATTGTATCAACATTATGTTTGTACATACCTACATATGTTCCTTCTTCCGTCCTCTCTTCTCCCATTGCATCTGAAAATAATTCTCCTCCAATCACAACGTTGTGATTTTTCTTTTTTGCTCCTTCTATTACGGCTTGAATCGATTTTTCAGATATACTGGATTCAATAAACACTGCTTTTACTTGACGATTTACCAATACATCTACTAATTTTTGCACATCTTTTATTCCATACTCTGCATCCGTACTCAATCCTTGTAAACCCATTACCTCCATGTCATAAGCATCACCAAAATAACCAAAGGCATCATGTGCAGTTACAAGTACCCGCTGTTCTTTTGGAATAGTTTCAAGTCGTTCTTTTGCATATTCTTTTAACGCTGCTAATTCTTCATAATACTGCTTTGCATTTTTTTGATACTGTTCTTTATGATCAGGGTCTAATCCTATTAATCCTTCTTCTACTTGCTTCACGGCTTCTGTCCAAAGATCAATATCAAACCATACATGTGGATCAACTATACGAACATCTTCCTTATCTTCTTTTAATAAAGACTTGTCAATTTGTTCTGCAATCGCATACGTTGGTTTTTCTTTATCCATCTTTGCAAGGACATCTGTCATTTTCCCTTCTAAATGTAAACCATTATAAAAAATAATATCTGCTTCTTGCAGTTTTTTTATATCACTTTGTGTTGCTTTATATAAATGAGGATCAACACCTGGTCCCATCAAACTAACAACTGTTACATATTCACCACCAATATTTTTCACAGCATCTGCCACCTGACTAGTAGTTGCCGTCACGATTAACGTTTCTTTTTTATTTTTTGCACTTTCTTCATTTGTGCATCCAATTAAACCAATAAAACTAATCACAAACGCCATCATTGCCATTAATATTTTTTTATTCATCATAACCTCCCATTTGCTCTTATTAAAAATTGTTTACCAAGGTAAACTTTTAGGGCAAAAAAAATCTTTTCTTTTAAAAGAAAAGCTACGACGTTATTTTTTTCCTAAGGCAAAAATTGTTTACCAAAGTAAACTTTAACAAATAACCATTCTTTTTGCAAGACTTTTTCATAAATGACCTATATGTTTTCTAATAATAATTATGGTATGATGTTTGTGGCTTTGTTGTTATTAAAATGTTTTACATCAGAGGTGTATAGCGGTGAAAGTACAACAGAAAAAGTGGATATCTACAATCGCCAAAATATGTTTCTCTTTAAGCGTGTTGAGTTTTGTATGTTATCAAGGAAAAAAAGAACTCGACAACCTTTCGATAGAGGAGTCTATCAAAATCTTCAAATCATTGTCTTCCATTCAATTTTTTTCTGCGGTATTTTTAGGAATAAGCGCTGTATTTATCATGTTTTTTTATGATGTATTACTCGTACGTTCGTTGAAAATATCGATTTCTTTATCAAAAATATTCCGAGTTTCATGGGTTGCCAATACGTTAAATGGCATTTTAGGATTTGGCGGCTTAATCGGAGCTGGAGTACGTTTTCTTTTATACAAAGGACACACTACAAATCCAATGAAATTAATTCAAGGGGTTGCCTGGATGACGATGGCCATGATGAGTGGCTTATCTTTTTTATCTTTTTTAGTCGCCATTAATTTTTTTCATGGACAACCGTTATTACATTCAAATGCATGGCTTTATTTCGTTTTAGCTGGTGTGGTGTTATTTTTACCATTTTATATTATTTCTTCTCACATAAAAGGAAAAAATATTGCAACACCTCGTTTAACACTCCAATATACAGTTGTTTCGTCTCTAGAATGGTTAGCAGCAGCTACCGTTGCTTACTTCTGCTTATCTATGGTTGGTGGTGAAGTTCAACTGCTAACATTTTACGGTATATTTTTTCTTTCTTCTGTAGCCGGTTTACTTAGTTTAATTCCAGGTGGATTTGGTGCGTTTGATATTATGCTTTTAGTAGGACTTCAAACGCTAGGATTAGATGAAGAAATTGTCTTAACAAGTATATTCTTATATCGACTCGTATATTACTTGATTCCCTTTATAATCGGGTTATTATTAGGAACAGTAGAAGTGATTCGTGCCACATTTCGTCCTGCCCAATAATCGTTATCTTTGCGGAAAACACATAATTCTTTTCTTCTTATCCTTCTTTTTATTATAATAGAAATAATTTCTAAATAAAAAGAAGGTGATCGAATGAGCTTAGAAAACGTAGATGTACTCGTTTTTGATTTAGACGGTACACTTTATGATGATGATCAGCAGTTTTTTCATTTAAAAGAAGAATTAAAAAAGCAAATAACAAACGATAATCATGAAAAATTTGATCATGATTATGATTCGATTATTAACCGCACACATTCTTTACAAGTAGGGACGGTCTATGATGTGATGCGTCAATGGATTATCCATCACTCCAATCATACAGTAACGAACGTTTTTGATTGGAATGGAGCCCCAATCCCTCAAAAAAAATGGCCAAAAGAATATGAACAATCATTCCCTATCAAAACAGATACACTGTTCCCTATTGGTGATATATGGGAATTGTTAGGAGTTGCTGCTTTTTATTACAAAATTGATACAAAACAATTTTTACAATCTTTTTTTGCAACACGTCGTTATATGATGAGTGATCATTTTAAAATGACACCTATTCAGCAAATAGATGCAACTTTTGCTAAACTATATCATACAAAAAAAGTCGTATTAATGACAAACAGTTCAGAAGAAGATGGACGAGCTATTCTAAAAAAAATCGGCATTCACGATTATTTTCATCATTACATCTTTAGTGCAAAAAAACCAATTCATACACAAGAACATTTAATAAACATTCAAAAAATGTACGATGTCCCGTATAACCGTATTTTATCAATCGGAGATAATTTCGTGAATGAAATTATTCCTGCTAAACAATTAAACTGTAAAACGATTTGTATTGATCCGTTCCAAATTGGAAATCCTTCCTTTATTGATCTCCATTTGGAAAATCCGCAAGAATTAATTCCTGCGCTTCATCAAATGTTATAATTTTTTAAAAAAAGAGTTGACGACTGTCAACTCTTTACATTTTCTACTGGTGCTTCTTCCATTTGTTCCTTCCTTATTTGTATCATCTTTCGTACATGATGAAAAATAGTTTTTGCTGCTGCATAAAACGGAATCCCAAACATAACTCCGACAAGGCCGGCAATATTTCCTGCTACTAATAACACGATAAAAATGGTTAACGGGTGCATTTGTAATGTTTTTCCTTGAACGTATGGAGAAATAATATTCGAATCAATTTGTTGTGCAACCACCATGACAATAATCGCATAAAGTGCCATTACTGGTTCTTGTAAAAAGGCTAACACAACAGCAGGAACAGCACCTAAAAACGGACCAAAGTAAGGAATAAAGTTCGTTAAAAATGCGATAAACGCAAGCAATAAAGCATAATCTAAACCGATAATTGCATATCCAATAAACGCCATCACTCCGACACAAAAACTAACAATCACTTGTCCTTTTAAATAACTTAGCAACACGGTATGTACATCTTTTAACATTAAAATAAGCTGTGGTTGATAGGTTGTAGGAAAAAGCTTCGAAAACGTTTTTGGAAACCTTGGTCCGTCATATAACATGAAAAATAAAATAAAAAACGACGCAAAAATCGTAAATACAACTGAAATGGAACCCGATAAAAGACTAAATGTTCCATCTAATACGGATTGTGCAACGACTGCTACTTTATCTTTCCATTGATTTTTTTCTAACCAATCTGTAATATACTGTTCAATCTCTGGATGACTATTGATGTACAATTGCCAATCTTTCACATGACCACGAACCCCACTAAACATACTAGGGAGTGCTTTCATCAATTGTTGAATTTGCACGACTAAGGCGGGAATTAATTGTGAAATAGTAAGAACAAACAATCCAATAAAACTGAAGAATACAAGTATCACAGCTCGACTTCGTTTTTTTACATATTTCGTCAACCATTCTACTAAGGGAATTAACAAATAACAAAAGGTTCCTGCTAATAATACGGGAACAAAAAAAGTATTGACAAAAATAACAATTGGATTAAAAATAAAATTCACTTGCATACCTACTAAAATAATTAATAGAATAAGTAAAATAGCACTTAATAAGCGTAATGTATGCGTACTTGCTAACTTTTTTAGCATGTATATTCCTCCATTTTTTTTATCGTTCAACGTTTCTTATTTTGCCCGCTCTATCACTGTCTTAAACATCTTTTTAAATGATACTAGATAGCGAGGAAAAAATAATTACGATTCTTTTTATGGTACGATAAAAGAAACACATTCGTTTCATCTTTTTTCTATTCATGAAAAATAGCGTTAATTTTCTATGAATATACATATATATTAAAAAACAAAAAGATAGGAGATTCATATGGAAGATATCATTATCGCCCTTATTTTAGGGATTGTCGAAGGATTAACCGAATTTGCTCCAGTTTCTTCTACTGGGCATTTAATATTAGTAGGACACTTGCTTCATTTTGAAGGGCTCCGAGCTGCTACATTTGAAATTGTCATTCAATTAGGCTCGATTTTAGCCGTTGTCGTTGTCTTTTGGCAGCGATTATTAAGTTTAATTGGTGTTGGACCAATTGCACAAGAAAACAAACAACACACTTCTCATTTACGCCTTGTTCATATTATAATCGGTATTTTACCGTTTTTCATCGGCGGATTTTTATTCCATGATTTTATTAAAACAACATTATTTTCTCCAAAAACGGTTGTCATTGGTTTAGTTGCCGGTGGGATATTAATGATTTTCGCGGAAGTTTTTCATAAAAATCGTACCGAGGTGAGGGGACTTGATTCGATTTCATACAAACAAGCATTGTTAATGGGATTGTTTCAATGTTTAGCATTATGGCCAGGTTTTTCTCGGTCTGGTTCGACCATTTCTGGTGGATTAATAGTAGGCTTAAATCGAAAAACGGCTTCAGAGTTTACATTTATTTTAGCTTTACCTATTATGTTTGCAGCAACAGTAAAAGACCTCTATGATAGCTGGTCGTATTTGCAAGTAAGTGATATCCCTTTATTTGTCACTGGTTTCCTTACGGCGTTTGTCGTTGCACTATTTGCTATCCGATTCTTTTTATCACTTATTGCAAAAGTAAACTTAATTCCATTTGCCATTTATCGTTTTTTCTTAGCACTTGCATTTTGGATTTTTATTTTGTAAACAATAAAAAAGTTACTAGTATGCATACTAGTAACTTTTTTACTTTATGTAAGAACAGAATTAAAGAATGCCGCCAAGAAGACCTAAAACTAATTGTAATAATACGTCTAAGATTTGCATGTAGATTCCCTCCTTAGTTGTTAATTAACCTCTAAGGTGAGTATATAATGTGACTACATTCCAAACAATCACACTTTCATCATATTTGCAACGGCCCTTTTTGTACTTTTTTGGTTATAATGGTTTTTTCTTTAAGTAATATGGGGATATTTTTGTATGGTATCTATTTTTGAATCGACTTTTTTCCTCATTTTTCTTTATTTTCTTTGTTTTCCATAGGTAAATCTCCATTCTTTTTGTTCGAAGATTTGCCACAATTCCGTCATTTTTTGCTAACTTTCTTATTGAACAGTTTGTCGACGAGTTAATTTAGATAACTCATTTCTTTGATAAATATTATTACTTACTAATGCAATAATCACGAGAAGAGTTCCGACAAAATCAAAAATAGTCATTTGATATCCTTGCATCATGGAGATAACAAACGTTGTAATAGGTACAAAGTTAATAAATAAAATACCGTTAATTGGCGTTAAAATACTTACTCCAATATTCCAACCCAACAATGCGATAAACCCTGGGAATATAATCATAAATAACATTTCTGGTGTAATTTTCACTAGATTACTCATTGTTGGTACAGGTGTATATCCAACCCATGTTGTAATTGCGACGACTATACCAGCAGTTGCTGTCCCAAATAAACAACTTAACGTGGAATAGCGAAGAGCAGACCAATCGCTAAAATGATTGCCACCTAACGTATACACTACCCAACCTAACACACCAATAAAAATAAGTAAGACAGGAACAATTTGAGCACCGCCAACAAAAAAGCTCGTCACATCCCCTTTCGTAATGACAAGGAATACCCCAATAAATGCTGCAATAATGCATAACATCGTAAAACGTTGTGGACGATGTTTTTTATACACCCAAAGTAAAATAACAGAAATCATCGGCATTAACGCTTCCATGATAGATGCTAAAATAACGCCCGATTGTCCTAACATATGTTGTCCCCAAAATACTAGCAAATTATAAACAGCAAATGCCATTGTCCCAAAAAACCAAAGCGATAAACCTTTTCCTTCTAGCTTAAATGCTTGCTTTCCTTCTTTAATCCATAACACTACAAGTAATAAAATTGTAACTGCCGAATAGCGGATAATCGTAAAGTAGAATGGATCAATGTAGCGAAAAGAACGATCTGCTACAGGAAACATCGCCCCCCAAGATACACTTGCAA includes:
- a CDS encoding metal ABC transporter permease, with the protein product MLLDANTQWVLISTLLLGIASGVLGSFAYLRKQSLIGDAVAHASLPGIALAFLLIGEKNLLFLIIGATVTGLLATYLIQKITLYSRLKEDTAIALILSVFFGMGILLLTKIAQTPSGNKSGLDSFIFGKAASLVGTDVIVMTSTAFSIVVVTLLLFKELKVATFDPAFAKGIGLPVGFLNFLFLSLLVLTVVVGIQAVGVILMAALLITPALAARYWTDSLEIMVSISGAIGAVSGVMGTLISTLRTGLPTGPFIVLTATTLFVISMLFAPKRGLIAKRVRRQENDKRLLKESLLVFLYSLSREQVSALSYQDASSSFYMKGKAFNKLVALLEEEQWIVTTLDMIMLTEEGKQTAEKLKIIQTLEQLQEMYPNEFMKVESREQLIEKNFQSLQQMVKKVKASYPFMKAE
- a CDS encoding HAD family hydrolase, which gives rise to MSLENVDVLVFDLDGTLYDDDQQFFHLKEELKKQITNDNHEKFDHDYDSIINRTHSLQVGTVYDVMRQWIIHHSNHTVTNVFDWNGAPIPQKKWPKEYEQSFPIKTDTLFPIGDIWELLGVAAFYYKIDTKQFLQSFFATRRYMMSDHFKMTPIQQIDATFAKLYHTKKVVLMTNSSEEDGRAILKKIGIHDYFHHYIFSAKKPIHTQEHLINIQKMYDVPYNRILSIGDNFVNEIIPAKQLNCKTICIDPFQIGNPSFIDLHLENPQELIPALHQML
- a CDS encoding DMT family transporter, producing MKDQLLKGALLCLIASVSWGAMFPVADRSFRYIDPFYFTIIRYSAVTILLLVVLWIKEGKQAFKLEGKGLSLWFFGTMAFAVYNLLVFWGQHMLGQSGVILASIMEALMPMISVILLWVYKKHRPQRFTMLCIIAAFIGVFLVITKGDVTSFFVGGAQIVPVLLIFIGVLGWVVYTLGGNHFSDWSALRYSTLSCLFGTATAGIVVAITTWVGYTPVPTMSNLVKITPEMLFMIIFPGFIALLGWNIGVSILTPINGILFINFVPITTFVISMMQGYQMTIFDFVGTLLVIIALVSNNIYQRNELSKLTRRQTVQ
- the bacA gene encoding undecaprenyl-diphosphate phosphatase; this encodes MEDIIIALILGIVEGLTEFAPVSSTGHLILVGHLLHFEGLRAATFEIVIQLGSILAVVVVFWQRLLSLIGVGPIAQENKQHTSHLRLVHIIIGILPFFIGGFLFHDFIKTTLFSPKTVVIGLVAGGILMIFAEVFHKNRTEVRGLDSISYKQALLMGLFQCLALWPGFSRSGSTISGGLIVGLNRKTASEFTFILALPIMFAATVKDLYDSWSYLQVSDIPLFVTGFLTAFVVALFAIRFFLSLIAKVNLIPFAIYRFFLALAFWIFIL
- a CDS encoding lysylphosphatidylglycerol synthase domain-containing protein, which produces MKVQQKKWISTIAKICFSLSVLSFVCYQGKKELDNLSIEESIKIFKSLSSIQFFSAVFLGISAVFIMFFYDVLLVRSLKISISLSKIFRVSWVANTLNGILGFGGLIGAGVRFLLYKGHTTNPMKLIQGVAWMTMAMMSGLSFLSFLVAINFFHGQPLLHSNAWLYFVLAGVVLFLPFYIISSHIKGKNIATPRLTLQYTVVSSLEWLAAATVAYFCLSMVGGEVQLLTFYGIFFLSSVAGLLSLIPGGFGAFDIMLLVGLQTLGLDEEIVLTSIFLYRLVYYLIPFIIGLLLGTVEVIRATFRPAQ
- a CDS encoding metal ABC transporter solute-binding protein, Zn/Mn family, translated to MNKKILMAMMAFVISFIGLIGCTNEESAKNKKETLIVTATTSQVADAVKNIGGEYVTVVSLMGPGVDPHLYKATQSDIKKLQEADIIFYNGLHLEGKMTDVLAKMDKEKPTYAIAEQIDKSLLKEDKEDVRIVDPHVWFDIDLWTEAVKQVEEGLIGLDPDHKEQYQKNAKQYYEELAALKEYAKERLETIPKEQRVLVTAHDAFGYFGDAYDMEVMGLQGLSTDAEYGIKDVQKLVDVLVNRQVKAVFIESSISEKSIQAVIEGAKKKNHNVVIGGELFSDAMGEERTEEGTYVGMYKHNVDTIVQSLK
- a CDS encoding AI-2E family transporter produces the protein MLKKLASTHTLRLLSAILLILLIILVGMQVNFIFNPIVIFVNTFFVPVLLAGTFCYLLIPLVEWLTKYVKKRSRAVILVFFSFIGLFVLTISQLIPALVVQIQQLMKALPSMFSGVRGHVKDWQLYINSHPEIEQYITDWLEKNQWKDKVAVVAQSVLDGTFSLLSGSISVVFTIFASFFILFFMLYDGPRFPKTFSKLFPTTYQPQLILMLKDVHTVLLSYLKGQVIVSFCVGVMAFIGYAIIGLDYALLLAFIAFLTNFIPYFGPFLGAVPAVVLAFLQEPVMALYAIIVMVVAQQIDSNIISPYVQGKTLQMHPLTIFIVLLVAGNIAGLVGVMFGIPFYAAAKTIFHHVRKMIQIRKEQMEEAPVENVKS
- a CDS encoding metal ABC transporter ATP-binding protein, with protein sequence MKAVEVDHLTVAYHKKAVLQNVSFYVPAGKLMGIVGPNGAGKSTLIKSILEFMPKVSGTIKILDQSYSPKNKKVGYVPQRGSVDWDFPTSALDVVLMGRYGHVGWFHRPSKLDKEKAMRCLEKVGMSVYANRQISQLSGGQQQRIFLARALAQEADVYFMDEPFVGVDAATEKAIIALLNELKEEGKTVLVVHHDLQTVPEYFDWTLLLNRMVIGFGPTKDVFTLEHLQQTYGGQLTFLQNKQAIVQS